The Mesoterricola silvestris sequence GGCCTCCAGGGCCCGGGCGTAGGCCGCGGCGTAGGGGCGGTAGGCCTCCGGGGCGCGCCCCAGGCCCGCCGGGACGCGGATGACGGAGGCCAGGTGCATTTCGTACCGATCGGGCCCGGCCTTGTAGGGAAAGAGCACCGCCACGGGCGCACCGGTGGCCGAGGCCAGCTTGTAGGCGGTGAAGGGCAGGGGCACCGGGCCGCCCAGGAAGTCCACCGCGACGGTGCCGCCGCCGGCGCCCCAGGCCCGGTCCCCCATGAGGGCCACCACCTCGCCCCGCTGCAGGGCGCCCACCATGTCCGGGACCCCGCCCAGGAACGCCCCGGGGTCGATGACGCGGAAATCCCGGCCCGCGAAGGCCTGGAAGGGGGAGCTTTCGTCCCCGGCGTCGAAGCGCGCCAGCACGGAGATGGGCCGTTCCAGGCCCCCCAGGCCGGCCATGCCCAGCTGCCAGGCCCCCACGTGGGCCGTGACGATGACCAGACCCCGGCCCTCGGCGAGGAGGGCGGCCAGATCCGCCCGGCCCTGGAGGTGGGTGATGAACTCGCCGCGCCCCAGGAGCCGCAGGGCGGCCTGGTCCACCAGGATCCGGGCGAAGGAGCGGGTCAGACGGAAGGTATCCGCCAGGCGCCGGAGGCCCCGGCGCCCGTGGAACCGGTGGTCCAGGTAGGGCCGGCACCCCTGGCGGACGGAGGGCCGGGTGAGGGTGTAGTGGAGGCTCACCAGGTCCGCGAGGGCATAGGAAAGGGGCCTACCGGCCAGACGGATCAGGGCATGGAAGACACCCAGCTGCCACCGGCGGCCGATGCCGCTCACCCGCCATCCGGTCCGGCCAGGGCCCCCGGATCCTCCCGCACCCGGATGCGCCGGGTGGACTGCGGGCCTCTTCCGGAACTTCAGCACGGCGGCGTCTCCTGCCCGGGATGGCGGATGAGGGAGTCCCAGATCAGCCCCCGGAACCCCATGGCCCGCAGGGCCGCCATGCGCTCCCGGCCCCGCTCCGGCGGGAAGAACCGGTCCCGGCGGCCCTTGAAGGCCGCCTCGATGCGGGCCTCCATGGCCCCGGGATCCAGGCCCGCGGCGTGGTAGTACGCCGGTTCACGCAGCCCGTCGCCGGCGCCCACCCGGCCCTCCTGGAGGGCCAGGCGGTGCAGGGCGGTTCCGGGGAGGATGCGGATGCCGGAGAAGGCGAAGACCGCCGTGCTGGCCAGGCGGTCCAGGTTCGCGAGCCCCTCGGCGACCGTGGCTTCCGTCTCCCCGGGGCCTCCGAACATCACGAAGTGGGCGCAGGGGATGCGGCAGGCCGCGAAGAGCCCGTTGGCCTCCACCGCCTCCTGGAACGTGAAGCCCTTGCCCAGGCCCAGCAGGGTCGCGTCGGTGGTGGCGTCGGTGCCCAGTTCCGCCGCGCGCAGTCCCGCCCGGCCCATGAGGCGCAGATCCGCTTCCCGGATCAGGCTGGGGCGCATGTAGCAGGACCACCGGATGGGCAGGGCGCGGCGGGCCAGTTCCTCCACCACCTCCATGTGCTGGCCGGCGGCGTCGTTGAACACCGCGTCCGCGATGAAGAATTCCCTCTGCCCGAAACGGGCGTGGGCCTCCTGCAGATCGTCCACCACCAGGCGGGGGTCCCGGGCGCGGTGGGTGGCCCCCTCCAGGGCGGGGTAGTTGCAGTAGACGCAGCGGTGCGAGCAGCCCCGCTTGGTCTGGAGGCTGAGGAGGCCCGAGGCTTCCTGGTAGAAGCGGACGATGGCCCCGTCGAAGCGCGGCGCCGCCATGGCGGCCGCCGGGCCCGGGGCGCGGCTGATGCGGGGCGCCGCGCGGCCCGCGGCCAGGGCTTCCACCAGGTCGGCCGCGACCCCTTCCCCTTCCCCCGCGACGCCATAGTCGGCGCCCGTGTAGGCGAGGATCTCCTCCGGCAGGATCGAGAAGGCGGAACCCCCCAGGATGATGGGCGCGGAGGTGCAGGCGCGGGCCAGTTCCACCAGGCGCCTGGCCACGGCCGGATAGTCCGTGCGCGCCAGGGAATCGCAGCTGTCCAGGTTGCGCAGGGAGATGCCCAGGAAATCGGGGGCGCAGGCGCGCACCCGGTCCGTGAAGGCCGCCTCCGAGGCGCCTTCGGCCAGGAAATCGAACTGCTCCACCCGGTGGCCCCGGTCGGCCAGGGACCCCGCCACCACCGCCATGCCCAGCGGGAGCACCGGGTAGGGCTCCAGGGTCAGATTGGCGGAGACAAGGAGGATTCGGCTCATGGGGTCCCGGGATCCGTGGGCATGGCCGCAGGTCCGCGCCTGTTGTTAATTCTGTAATATAGCACACATGCGCTTTCCCCTTTCCGTGGCCCACCTGACGGCCCTCACCGCGTTCCAGCTGGCCTTCCTGCTGCTCTTCGTGGACCCGCGGCTGGCGGCGGTGCCCCTGGCCCTCTTCGTCCTGCTCTGCGGGGTCGCGCCGTTCATGACCCGGTTCGGGTTCTTCCTGCCCATCCTCTCCCGGGGCAGCCGCAAGGTGCCCAGGGTGGCCCTGAGCTTCGACGACGGGCCCGACCCCGAGGTCACCCCCGCGGTGCTGGACCTGCTGGACCGCCACGGCCTGAAGGCCGCGTTCTTCCTGGTGGCCGCCAAGGCCGAGGCGAACCCCGGCCTGGTGCGGGAGATCCTGGCCCGGGGCCACGAGATCGGCAGCCACAGCTGGCACCACTTCCCCATGCTCATGCTCCGGAGCCGGCGCGTCCTGCGCGAGGAGGTGGGCCGCGCCCAGGAGATCTTCAAGGGCTTCGGGATCCTTCCCAGGGCCTTCCGGCCCCCCGTGGGGATCACCAGCTCCCGGCTCTGGCCCGTCCTGCTGGACCACGGCATGTTCTGCGTGAACTTCAGCTGCAGGGCCCTGGACCAGGGCAACCGCCGCGTGCCGGGCCTGGCCCGGCGCATCCTGGGCAAGGTCCGGCCAGGGGATCTCATCCTCCTGCACGACGTGAGGCCCTCCCGGTCCACCCTGGACCGGCTCCTGGCGGAATTCGAGGAGCTCCTGGGGGGGCTGCGGGAGCGGAACCTGGAGGTGGTGTCCCCCTCCGCGCTCCTGGGCCGGGCCATCATGGGGCGCCGCCTGGAGGTCCAGGGCGCCGCCGAGAGCTTCTACGACGACCTCGCGGACACCTACGACGAGGAGCAGTTCGGCACCCCCGTGGCCCTGAGCCGGAACCTGGAGCTGGAGCTCTTCCGCAAGCGCGTCCCCGCCCTCCTCCAGGGCACCGGCACGGTGCTGGAGGTGGGGGCGGGCACCGGCATCTTCACCCTGGAGCTGGCGCGGCGGTGCGGCGAAGTGCACGCCGTGGACCTCTCCGGGAACATGCTCCGCCACCTGGAGCTCAAGGCCGGAGCCGCGGGCATCGCCAACATCCGCACCATGGAGGGGGACGCGGAGGCCCTGGACTTCCAGGGCCCCTACGCCGCCGTGTTCTCCTTCCTGGTCTTCGAGTACTTCCAGGACCTCCCGGGCTTCTTCCGGCGCCTGGCGCCCCACCTGGAACCGGGGGCGCCCGTGTACTTCTTCACCGCCCGCACCTCCTTCCTGCGGTTCTGGACCCAGCTGGGCAACGCGCTGCGCCAGGGCATCTGGCTCCGGTCCCGCTCCCGCCGGGAGGTGGCCGCGCTCCTGCGGGACGCGGGCATCGACCCGGTGCGCATCGAGGGCCACCTGCTCAAGGCCTTCGGCCGGGGGGGAATGATCCTGGAAGTGGAAGGGCGCCGGCGGGGGCCGTCCCGTGGGTGAGCCGCCCCGCCTCCTGGCGGTGGTGCCCGTCTTCGACCACGCCGCCACCCTGCGGGGGGTCGTGGAGGGGCTCCTGGGCCAGGGATACCCGGTGCTGGTGGTGGACGACGGAAGCCGGGACGGGGCCCTGGAGCGGGTGGCGGACCTGCCCGTGCGCACCCTGCGCCTGGAGGCCAACCGGGGCAAGGGCGCCGCGCTCCTGGCCGGGGCCCGGGCCGCCATGGCCGAGGGTTTCGAGGCCATCCTCACCCTCGACGCCGACGGCCAGCACTTCCCCGCGGATGCCCCGGCGCTGGTGGCCGCCGCCTTCGCGGCCTGGCCCGCCATCGCCGTGGGCGTGCGCGCCATGGACGGCGCCGACGTGCCCCGGTCCAGCCGGTTCGGCCGGGCCTTTTCCAATTTCTGGGTGCGCCTGGAATGCGGATGCGACCTGGCCGACACCCAGAGCGGTTTCCGGGTCTATCCCGTCGCCCTCCTCGCGGAAGGCCGGTTCCGGTCCCGGCGCTACGGCTTCGAAGTGGAGGTGCTGGTGCGGGGCGCCTGGGCGGGCCTGCCCATCGTGGAGGCCCCCGTCCGGGTGCTGTACCTTCCGGGAAGCCAGCGCATCTCCCATTTCCGGGCCTTCCGGGACAACCTCCGGCTCACGGCCCTCCACACCTTCCTGGTGACCCGCGCCCTCTTCCGGAGCCCCGGGACGCCCCTGGCCCGGGAGGCCCGCCGGGCCCTGGTGTCCCCATGCGCCTTCCTGCGGGCCCTGGCCCTGGAACACGGCAGCCCCGCGGCCCTGGCCACCGCGGTGGGGCTGGGGGTCTTCCTGGGCAGCCTGCCCATCATCCCCTTCGGCCTGCTGGTGATCGCCTTCGTCCACCAGCGCCTGCACCTGAACAAGCTGGCCGGCCTGGGCGCCTCCAACGTGTGCGTGGCCCCCTTCGTGCCCTTCGTGTGCGTGCAGATGGGGCACCTGCTCCTGCACGGCCGCTGGTGGACCACCTGGAACCGCCAGGGCCTCCTGGCCGAGCTTCCCCAGCGGCTGGGGGAATGGCTGCTGGGGGCCCTGGTGGTGGGCCCCCTGCTGGGGTTCCTGCTGGCCCTGCCGGCCTATTTCCTGGTGAAGCGGTTCCGCTCTACCGGGAAAGCAGCTCCACGCACTTGGTGAACCCGAATTCCTTGGCGTAGTCCACCGGCTTCCTGCCGGACACATCCGTGAGGCCGGGGTCGGCCTTGGCCTTGAGGAGGTCGGCCACGATCTCGTCGTGCCCGTAGTAGGCGGCCAGCAGCAGTGGGGAAACGCCCGGTTTGTACCGGCCGTACTTGCGAGTGGTGAGGATATTGGGATCCGCCCCCCGTTCCAGGAGCCACTTGGCGATGGCCGGCTGGCCGTAATAGGCCGCCCAGGCCAGGGGTGTCCAGCCCCACTTGTCGAGCTCGTTCACCTTCTCACCGGCCTCCACCAGGCTTTTGGCCAGGACCAGGTTGCCGTCCGCCACGGCCCGGGAGAGCTGGGTGCCCGCGTCGAGCGCCGGGGCGCCCAGGAGGACCGCGATGATGGCGAGGGTTGCCATGGGCTTCATGGGGACTCCTTGGTGGGTGGGTGACACCAGTATAGATCGGTGGATGGGTGAGACGTTTAGGGCCTGTTCGGGATCTGTGAGCAGGGATGGCTTGTATCCGATCGGCCCGGAGCATGGGGTTTCCAAGGAACGCTCTTTGGCATGGCACGTATGTCGTGCGCCACGAATACCAAGCAGAAAAACCAAACGCTGGGGCGCTGAGGACTCGCTGGGGCGCTGGGGGTCAGGGTCTGGTGTGAACGACGCGGCGGATTCCGCCATCCTTGAGGGGCCAGGCACGGAAGTTGAGAAGCAGGCCAACCTCGAGACTGGAGAATCGCAGCTGGCTGTTGATCTGGGCGAAGTGGGCATCCACCAGCTTCTCCACCGTTTTTGCTTCGACCACGACCTTGTCGTCCACCACGAGGTCCATCTTGTAGGCACCATCGACGGTCAGGCCCTCCCAGACGATGTCCAGGCAAACCTCCCGCAAGGCTTTGTGGCCACTCCCCCTCAAGGCATGCGCCAAGCAGGCCTTGTAAGCATCCTCGAGAAGGCCCGGCCCTAGCGCATTCTGAACCCGGATGGCAGCTTCGATTATCGCCTGTGTGATCTCCTGGTGGGGATAATCATCCCCTGAGTGTTCTCCCCAATAACGTGGCATGGGCCCCTCCAAGAGGACCTGCCCTCACCCCCCCCCAAAGTTCACCTTCTTTCCCCAGCGCCCCAGCGAGCCCTCTGCGCCCCAGCGTTTATCCTTTTCGATGGTCCTGCCGAATCCCCAAGGCCAGTCCCGTCACCGCTTCAGCCAGACCCCATTTCACGCGATGGCCTCCTGGTCTGCCTAGCTGCGTGCCTCGTATTCCCGTGCCGAAAATCCCGGTTTACGAGGCATAAGTCATGCGCACAACCTAACTATTCATTCAACCTATTAATTGCCCAACCCTAATTCGTTCCATCCCCAGCCAGCCATCGGGCCAGGGCCCTGACGGTGCCGAGCCGCTCCTGGAACGCGCCGGCCGCTTCCACGGATGCCCCGTAGCGGCGCTTGAGGGCCATGGCCAGTTCCAGGGCGTCCACCGAATCCAGGCCCAGGCCGCCCCGGAACAGGGGCTGGTCGTCGCCGATGTCTCCGGGCCGGAGGTCCTCCAGGTCCAGGGTCTCGATGATGAAGGCCTTGAGTTCAAGGGGCGTCGGAGCCATGGCTCTCCTCGTGGAAACGGCTCTCCAGGAGCCGCGTGAGGGCCCGGGCCGCCCGGGGGTGCTCCGCGACCGGCGCGGGATCGGCCAGGAGGGGAGCGCCGAATTGGAGCCCGAAGCGGCAGGTGGGCGCCGGAACCATGTACCAGCGGTCCCCCTTGGCCAGGAGGGGCGGGTCCACGGCGATGCGCACGGGCAGGATCGGGGCCCCGGTCCTCAGGGCCAGGTGGGCCGCCCCCCGCTTGAACCGGGGGGGCTGCCCGGCGCGGGTCCGTCCGCCCTCCGGGAAGATGACGAGGTTCCGGCCGGCCTCCAGGGCCTGGCCGCAGTGCTCCAGCACCGCCTCGGGCCCCTGGTTGGAGATGAAGCCCGCGGAGCGCACCAGGGACCCGAAGATGGGGCTGTTCCACACCGCCTCCTTGACCACGCACACCGTGTCCGGCAGGA is a genomic window containing:
- a CDS encoding lysophospholipid acyltransferase family protein, whose protein sequence is MSGIGRRWQLGVFHALIRLAGRPLSYALADLVSLHYTLTRPSVRQGCRPYLDHRFHGRRGLRRLADTFRLTRSFARILVDQAALRLLGRGEFITHLQGRADLAALLAEGRGLVIVTAHVGAWQLGMAGLGGLERPISVLARFDAGDESSPFQAFAGRDFRVIDPGAFLGGVPDMVGALQRGEVVALMGDRAWGAGGGTVAVDFLGGPVPLPFTAYKLASATGAPVAVLFPYKAGPDRYEMHLASVIRVPAGLGRAPEAYRPYAAAYARALEAFLGTHPYHFFNFFDLWAGKTGPG
- a CDS encoding lipid biosynthesis B12-binding/radical SAM protein → MSRILLVSANLTLEPYPVLPLGMAVVAGSLADRGHRVEQFDFLAEGASEAAFTDRVRACAPDFLGISLRNLDSCDSLARTDYPAVARRLVELARACTSAPIILGGSAFSILPEEILAYTGADYGVAGEGEGVAADLVEALAAGRAAPRISRAPGPAAAMAAPRFDGAIVRFYQEASGLLSLQTKRGCSHRCVYCNYPALEGATHRARDPRLVVDDLQEAHARFGQREFFIADAVFNDAAGQHMEVVEELARRALPIRWSCYMRPSLIREADLRLMGRAGLRAAELGTDATTDATLLGLGKGFTFQEAVEANGLFAACRIPCAHFVMFGGPGETEATVAEGLANLDRLASTAVFAFSGIRILPGTALHRLALQEGRVGAGDGLREPAYYHAAGLDPGAMEARIEAAFKGRRDRFFPPERGRERMAALRAMGFRGLIWDSLIRHPGQETPPC
- a CDS encoding polysaccharide deacetylase family protein — its product is MRFPLSVAHLTALTAFQLAFLLLFVDPRLAAVPLALFVLLCGVAPFMTRFGFFLPILSRGSRKVPRVALSFDDGPDPEVTPAVLDLLDRHGLKAAFFLVAAKAEANPGLVREILARGHEIGSHSWHHFPMLMLRSRRVLREEVGRAQEIFKGFGILPRAFRPPVGITSSRLWPVLLDHGMFCVNFSCRALDQGNRRVPGLARRILGKVRPGDLILLHDVRPSRSTLDRLLAEFEELLGGLRERNLEVVSPSALLGRAIMGRRLEVQGAAESFYDDLADTYDEEQFGTPVALSRNLELELFRKRVPALLQGTGTVLEVGAGTGIFTLELARRCGEVHAVDLSGNMLRHLELKAGAAGIANIRTMEGDAEALDFQGPYAAVFSFLVFEYFQDLPGFFRRLAPHLEPGAPVYFFTARTSFLRFWTQLGNALRQGIWLRSRSRREVAALLRDAGIDPVRIEGHLLKAFGRGGMILEVEGRRRGPSRG
- a CDS encoding DUF2062 domain-containing protein, with the protein product MGEPPRLLAVVPVFDHAATLRGVVEGLLGQGYPVLVVDDGSRDGALERVADLPVRTLRLEANRGKGAALLAGARAAMAEGFEAILTLDADGQHFPADAPALVAAAFAAWPAIAVGVRAMDGADVPRSSRFGRAFSNFWVRLECGCDLADTQSGFRVYPVALLAEGRFRSRRYGFEVEVLVRGAWAGLPIVEAPVRVLYLPGSQRISHFRAFRDNLRLTALHTFLVTRALFRSPGTPLAREARRALVSPCAFLRALALEHGSPAALATAVGLGVFLGSLPIIPFGLLVIAFVHQRLHLNKLAGLGASNVCVAPFVPFVCVQMGHLLLHGRWWTTWNRQGLLAELPQRLGEWLLGALVVGPLLGFLLALPAYFLVKRFRSTGKAAPRTW
- a CDS encoding ankyrin repeat domain-containing protein, which encodes MKPMATLAIIAVLLGAPALDAGTQLSRAVADGNLVLAKSLVEAGEKVNELDKWGWTPLAWAAYYGQPAIAKWLLERGADPNILTTRKYGRYKPGVSPLLLAAYYGHDEIVADLLKAKADPGLTDVSGRKPVDYAKEFGFTKCVELLSR
- a CDS encoding GxxExxY protein, which codes for MPRYWGEHSGDDYPHQEITQAIIEAAIRVQNALGPGLLEDAYKACLAHALRGSGHKALREVCLDIVWEGLTVDGAYKMDLVVDDKVVVEAKTVEKLVDAHFAQINSQLRFSSLEVGLLLNFRAWPLKDGGIRRVVHTRP
- a CDS encoding phosphopantetheine-binding protein: MAPTPLELKAFIIETLDLEDLRPGDIGDDQPLFRGGLGLDSVDALELAMALKRRYGASVEAAGAFQERLGTVRALARWLAGDGTN
- a CDS encoding lysophospholipid acyltransferase family protein, with the protein product MAATPSRLPSRLRQAGKVLTSGILFTLLGVGGCLCSLVIPPVLAVLPGGREARRRRAARIIRLFFRCFVFGLEVSGILRVDVDGRPPGPEGVLILANHPSYLDIVVLIALLPDTVCVVKEAVWNSPIFGSLVRSAGFISNQGPEAVLEHCGQALEAGRNLVIFPEGGRTRAGQPPRFKRGAAHLALRTGAPILPVRIAVDPPLLAKGDRWYMVPAPTCRFGLQFGAPLLADPAPVAEHPRAARALTRLLESRFHEESHGSDAP